The Micromonospora krabiensis genome window below encodes:
- a CDS encoding MBL fold metallo-hydrolase gives MQLTKYAHSCVRVDHDGGVLVIDPGVFSDPVALDGADAVLITHEHPDHLNLDAITRQLDRRPFTVHGPASLSAALGDAAETLVPVQAGESFTAAGVAVRAYGGRHAVIHPDIPVVENLGFLINDVVYHPGDSLVVPDVPVDTLFAPIHAPWNKFSEVVDFIRAVAPRRAYALHDALLNDRGYAVLDRQYTALSHTDYRRLEPGTRLDA, from the coding sequence ATGCAGCTCACCAAGTACGCCCACTCCTGCGTCCGGGTAGACCACGACGGGGGAGTGTTGGTCATCGACCCCGGCGTGTTCAGCGACCCGGTGGCGCTGGACGGGGCGGACGCGGTGCTGATCACCCATGAGCACCCCGACCACCTGAACCTCGACGCGATCACCCGCCAGCTCGACCGGCGGCCCTTCACCGTGCACGGGCCGGCCTCCCTCTCGGCCGCGCTGGGCGACGCCGCGGAGACGCTGGTGCCGGTGCAGGCCGGCGAGTCGTTCACCGCGGCCGGAGTGGCCGTCCGGGCGTACGGCGGGCGGCATGCGGTGATCCACCCGGACATCCCGGTGGTCGAGAACCTCGGGTTCCTGATCAACGACGTGGTCTACCACCCGGGGGACTCGCTGGTCGTGCCGGACGTGCCGGTCGACACGCTCTTCGCACCCATCCACGCACCCTGGAACAAGTTCTCCGAGGTGGTCGACTTCATCCGGGCGGTCGCGCCGCGCCGCGCGTACGCGCTGCACGACGCGCTGCTCAACGACAGGGGGTACGCCGTGCTCGACCGGCAGTACACGGCGCTGTCGCACACCGACTACCGGCGGCTGGAGCCCGGCACCCGGCTGGACGCCTGA
- a CDS encoding GNAT family N-acetyltransferase, with protein MTFPAGWSTRRPTLDDVPAILAVVHAADTFAVGYPDFDAEDVEAALTAPYVDPARDSWLALDPDGEVVGWAIVDNPTGVGREFVEVYVDPARGHQARGPLLARQLDRVAERAAERELPALTVRCAVFEPERDWQRLLEEAGFTLAKRYVRMHRSLADLPAEPAPPPGVTVRPVRADDELDLREFHRIFDTAFRDTPDYEPLGFAEWRKKITQHVTTWDEWFMAEVDGVAAGALQSSDQALDQDEGFVRSLSVLPAFRRRGVGAALLRRAFARYAEKGRTAAGLGVDLTNPTTPLSLYRSVGLRETRWTDMYELVVPATALTVPPTGV; from the coding sequence GTGACCTTCCCCGCTGGCTGGAGCACGCGCCGGCCCACCCTGGACGACGTCCCGGCGATCCTGGCGGTGGTGCACGCCGCCGACACCTTCGCCGTCGGCTACCCCGACTTCGACGCGGAGGACGTCGAGGCGGCGCTGACCGCACCGTACGTCGATCCGGCCCGCGACTCCTGGCTGGCGCTCGACCCGGACGGCGAGGTGGTCGGCTGGGCGATCGTCGACAACCCCACCGGCGTCGGCCGGGAGTTCGTCGAGGTCTACGTCGACCCGGCCCGCGGTCACCAGGCCCGCGGGCCGCTGCTGGCCCGCCAACTCGACCGGGTCGCGGAGCGGGCCGCCGAACGGGAGCTGCCGGCGCTGACCGTGCGCTGCGCCGTCTTCGAACCGGAGCGGGACTGGCAGCGGCTGCTGGAGGAGGCCGGCTTCACCCTGGCCAAGAGGTACGTCCGGATGCACCGCTCGCTGGCCGACCTGCCCGCCGAGCCGGCCCCGCCGCCCGGTGTGACGGTCCGCCCGGTCCGGGCCGACGACGAGCTGGACCTGCGAGAGTTCCACCGGATCTTCGACACGGCGTTCCGGGACACCCCGGACTACGAGCCGCTGGGCTTCGCCGAGTGGCGCAAGAAGATCACCCAGCACGTCACGACCTGGGACGAATGGTTCATGGCCGAGGTGGACGGGGTCGCCGCGGGCGCGCTGCAGTCGTCCGACCAGGCGCTCGACCAGGACGAGGGCTTCGTCCGGAGCCTGTCCGTGCTCCCCGCGTTCCGCCGCCGGGGTGTCGGGGCGGCGCTGCTGCGCCGGGCGTTCGCCCGCTACGCGGAGAAGGGCCGGACGGCCGCGGGGCTCGGTGTGGACCTCACCAACCCGACCACGCCACTGTCGCTCTACCGCTCGGTGGGGCTGCGGGAGACCCGGTGGACCGACATGTACGAGTTGGTGGTGCCGGCGACCGCGCTGACCGTACCGCCGACGGGTGTGTGA
- a CDS encoding GOLPH3/VPS74 family protein, translating into MTGVALAEELLLLAYDDETGKATMPRISLDLGMAAAVLIELALAGRIAYDGGNLAAVDPAPTGEPVADAVLARIAEDIPHTPSSWVQRLRHGLRDRILGDLCSQGVVRDVDETELGFIHVHRYPVVDTSVEADTRRRLADALTTGTAPDERTAALATLVAVLRMESSLGVSGEAAEDARRRLAEIASGAGFSGEVSLDDSVVRPSVGLVVAALAEAVDAALGPRRA; encoded by the coding sequence ATGACTGGTGTTGCGCTCGCCGAAGAACTGCTGCTGCTCGCGTACGACGACGAGACCGGCAAGGCGACCATGCCGCGGATCAGCCTCGACCTCGGGATGGCCGCGGCGGTGTTGATCGAGCTGGCGCTGGCCGGGCGGATCGCGTACGACGGGGGGAACCTGGCGGCCGTGGACCCCGCGCCCACGGGCGAGCCGGTCGCCGACGCGGTCCTGGCCCGGATCGCCGAGGACATCCCGCACACGCCGTCCTCCTGGGTGCAGCGGCTGCGGCACGGCCTGCGCGACCGGATCCTCGGTGACCTGTGCAGCCAGGGCGTCGTCCGGGACGTCGACGAGACGGAGTTGGGGTTCATCCACGTCCACCGCTACCCGGTGGTGGACACCTCCGTGGAGGCGGACACCCGCCGCCGGCTCGCCGACGCGCTGACCACCGGCACCGCCCCCGACGAGCGGACGGCCGCGCTGGCGACGCTGGTCGCGGTGCTGCGGATGGAGTCCTCGCTCGGCGTGAGCGGTGAGGCGGCCGAGGACGCCCGCCGCCGGCTGGCCGAGATCGCCAGCGGCGCCGGTTTCTCCGGCGAGGTCAGCCTCGACGACTCGGTGGTCCGCCCTTCGGTGGGCCTGGTGGTAGCCGCCCTGGCCGAAGCGGTGGACGCCGCCCTGGGCCCCCGCCGCGCCTGA
- a CDS encoding DUF4349 domain-containing protein, whose protein sequence is MDGRRARRRRVPLAALGLVAVLAAGGCGGSDGQSDSAGSQEAPAVGAADRGVADGGANAAEGRAPDADAPAGAGSGAADLRVDQRSIVYSGTMLVRVDDVDEAARRAVTAVTGAGGFVGGDQRSDSAADARAELQLRVPAARFTGVIDELAGLGHQERREIRTEDVTEETVDLDARIVTQRARVDSARRLLARAATIGDLISLESELAKREADLASLEAKKRRLADLTALSTITLTLVGPDATTAAEKETDLGFLAGLRGGWDVFLVSMTVVLTVLGAVLPWLLVFGVPLAVLLVVLRRRRRRTAPPVSAPPPVPAARSAP, encoded by the coding sequence ATGGACGGACGGAGAGCGCGGCGCCGCCGCGTACCGCTGGCGGCTCTGGGGCTGGTGGCGGTGCTCGCGGCGGGCGGCTGCGGTGGGAGTGACGGGCAGTCGGATTCCGCGGGTTCGCAGGAGGCGCCGGCGGTCGGCGCGGCGGACCGGGGGGTGGCCGACGGTGGCGCGAACGCGGCGGAGGGCCGGGCGCCGGACGCCGACGCGCCGGCCGGGGCGGGTTCGGGCGCGGCGGACCTGCGGGTCGACCAGCGGTCGATCGTCTACAGCGGAACGATGCTGGTGCGGGTGGACGATGTGGACGAGGCCGCCCGCCGAGCGGTCACGGCGGTCACCGGGGCGGGCGGCTTCGTCGGCGGCGACCAGCGCAGCGACTCCGCCGCGGACGCGCGCGCCGAGTTGCAGCTGCGGGTGCCGGCGGCCCGGTTCACCGGGGTGATCGACGAGCTGGCCGGTCTGGGCCACCAGGAGCGTCGGGAGATCCGCACGGAGGACGTCACCGAGGAGACCGTCGACCTGGACGCGCGGATCGTCACCCAGCGTGCTCGCGTCGACAGCGCCCGGCGGCTGCTCGCCCGGGCGGCCACGATCGGCGACCTGATCTCGCTGGAGAGCGAGTTGGCGAAGCGGGAGGCGGACCTGGCATCGCTGGAGGCGAAGAAGCGGCGGCTGGCCGACCTGACCGCGCTCTCCACGATCACGCTCACCCTGGTCGGGCCGGACGCGACCACCGCGGCGGAGAAGGAGACGGATCTGGGCTTCCTGGCCGGGCTGCGCGGCGGCTGGGACGTCTTCCTGGTGTCGATGACCGTCGTGCTGACCGTGCTGGGCGCGGTGCTTCCGTGGCTGCTCGTGTTCGGCGTACCGCTGGCGGTGCTGCTCGTGGTGCTGCGGCGGCGGCGCCGGCGGACGGCGCCGCCGGTCAGCGCGCCGCCGCCAGTGCCCGCAGCGCGGTCTGCACCATGA
- a CDS encoding acyl-CoA mutase large subunit family protein, with protein MSERRLSESGFPIKGVYTAADLPADLDSRLGGPGEFPYTRGVYPTMYTSRPWTMRQYAGFGTATESNARYHQLLRAGTMGLSVAFDLPTQMGYDSDDPIAHGEVGKVGVAIDSIEDMRLLFDGIPLDKVSTSMTINAPGSVLLLLYQLVAEENGVPGSALNGTIQNDILKEYIARGTYIFPPKPSLRLVADTFGYCRAEVPKWNTISISGYHMAEAGASPAQEIAFTLANGVEYVRAALAAGLAVDDFAPRLSFFFVARTTLLEEVAKFRAARRIWARLMRDDFGAKNPKSMMLRFHTQTAGVQLTAQQPEVNLVRVAVQGLGAVLGGTQSLHTNSFDEAIALPTEKAARLALRTQQVLAYETDLTATVDPFAGSYVVEAMTAELEAAATELMDRVFDHGSAVDAIEAGFQKREIEQSAYRIAQEIDSGERVVVGLNRFRVDEEEPYEPLRVDPAIEAAQGQRLAELRRGRDAGAVERALAELREAASGTGNVLYPMREALRARATVGEVCGTLREVWGVYRPSDRF; from the coding sequence ATGAGTGAACGGCGGTTAAGCGAGTCGGGTTTCCCGATCAAGGGTGTCTACACGGCGGCTGATCTCCCGGCCGACCTGGACTCCCGGCTGGGCGGGCCGGGCGAGTTCCCGTACACCCGTGGGGTCTACCCCACCATGTACACGTCCCGCCCGTGGACCATGCGCCAGTACGCCGGCTTCGGCACCGCCACCGAGTCCAACGCCCGCTACCACCAGTTGCTGCGGGCCGGCACGATGGGCCTCTCGGTCGCCTTCGACCTGCCGACCCAGATGGGCTACGACTCCGACGACCCGATCGCGCACGGCGAGGTGGGCAAGGTCGGGGTGGCGATCGACTCCATCGAGGACATGCGGCTGCTCTTCGACGGCATCCCGCTGGACAAGGTCTCCACCTCGATGACGATCAACGCGCCCGGCTCGGTGCTGCTCCTGCTCTACCAACTGGTCGCCGAGGAGAACGGCGTGCCCGGGTCGGCGCTGAACGGCACGATCCAGAACGACATCCTGAAGGAGTACATCGCCCGGGGGACGTACATCTTCCCGCCGAAGCCCTCGCTGCGGCTGGTCGCCGACACGTTCGGCTACTGCCGGGCGGAGGTGCCGAAGTGGAATACCATCTCCATCTCCGGCTACCATATGGCCGAGGCCGGGGCGTCGCCCGCGCAGGAGATCGCGTTCACCCTGGCCAACGGGGTGGAGTACGTCCGCGCGGCGCTCGCCGCGGGCCTCGCCGTGGACGACTTCGCGCCCCGGCTGTCCTTCTTCTTCGTGGCCCGTACGACGCTGCTGGAGGAGGTCGCCAAGTTCCGCGCGGCCCGGCGCATCTGGGCCCGGCTCATGCGCGACGACTTCGGCGCGAAGAACCCGAAGTCGATGATGCTGCGCTTCCACACCCAGACCGCGGGTGTGCAGCTCACCGCGCAGCAGCCCGAGGTGAACCTGGTGCGGGTTGCCGTGCAGGGCCTCGGCGCGGTGCTCGGGGGCACGCAGTCGCTGCACACCAACAGCTTCGACGAGGCGATCGCGCTGCCCACCGAGAAGGCGGCCCGGCTTGCGCTGCGTACGCAGCAGGTGCTCGCGTACGAGACGGACCTGACCGCGACGGTGGACCCGTTCGCCGGCTCGTACGTGGTCGAGGCGATGACGGCCGAGCTGGAGGCGGCGGCCACCGAGCTGATGGACCGGGTCTTCGACCACGGGTCGGCGGTGGACGCGATCGAGGCCGGGTTCCAGAAGCGGGAGATCGAGCAGTCCGCGTACCGGATCGCCCAGGAGATCGACTCGGGCGAGCGGGTCGTGGTCGGGCTGAACCGCTTCCGGGTCGACGAGGAGGAGCCGTACGAGCCGCTGCGGGTCGACCCGGCGATCGAGGCGGCGCAGGGGCAGCGGCTGGCCGAGCTGCGGCGCGGCCGGGACGCCGGGGCGGTCGAGCGTGCCCTGGCCGAGCTGCGCGAGGCCGCCTCGGGCACCGGGAACGTGCTCTATCCGATGCGGGAGGCGCTGCGCGCCCGGGCCACGGTCGGCGAGGTCTGCGGCACGCTCCGCGAGGTCTGGGGCGTCTACCGGCCGAGCGACCGCTTCTGA
- a CDS encoding SCO6745 family protein — translation MTPEQVASATKPMVLDLGDAFTRCPITLRRARLLGISGWAFYVSGRAGALGDVRAETVAAALGFIAPDAVADGWDGAARTVRPFEVAAATLAECCRWGSQHLDVVRGIERLAVLLECASAAADASGMPLFAAWRAMPVPGRTAGARAAAGLRLLREHFTGAYLLAVRASGMTPLEAVLAGPEGEAGAMACGWPPPYPPIGPLVRRRLWAEAVTDRLAAPAFAALGPAGGAELLDLLTETRAHLGPVARSYPAA, via the coding sequence ATGACGCCGGAGCAGGTGGCGTCGGCCACCAAGCCGATGGTGCTCGACCTGGGCGACGCCTTCACCCGCTGCCCGATCACCCTGCGCCGGGCCCGGCTGCTCGGCATCTCCGGCTGGGCCTTCTACGTGAGCGGTCGGGCCGGCGCGCTCGGCGACGTCCGTGCCGAGACGGTCGCTGCCGCGCTCGGCTTCATCGCTCCCGACGCCGTGGCCGACGGGTGGGACGGGGCCGCCCGCACGGTCCGGCCGTTCGAGGTGGCCGCCGCGACGCTCGCGGAGTGCTGCCGGTGGGGTTCGCAGCACCTGGACGTCGTTCGCGGGATCGAGCGGCTGGCCGTGTTGCTGGAGTGCGCCAGCGCGGCCGCCGACGCCAGCGGCATGCCGCTCTTCGCCGCCTGGCGGGCGATGCCGGTGCCGGGACGCACGGCGGGAGCGCGGGCCGCCGCCGGCCTGCGGCTGCTGCGGGAGCACTTCACCGGCGCCTACCTGCTGGCCGTCCGCGCCAGCGGGATGACGCCGCTGGAGGCGGTGCTCGCCGGGCCGGAGGGGGAGGCCGGGGCGATGGCCTGCGGCTGGCCACCGCCGTACCCTCCGATCGGCCCGCTGGTCCGGCGCCGGCTCTGGGCGGAGGCCGTGACCGACCGGCTGGCCGCCCCGGCGTTCGCGGCGCTCGGCCCGGCCGGCGGCGCCGAGCTGCTCGACCTGCTGACCGAGACCCGCGCCCACCTGGGCCCGGTGGCCCGCTCCTACCCGGCCGCCTGA
- a CDS encoding phospho-sugar mutase — protein sequence MPAETTDIDDLREQARRWLDDDPDPAARAELQAVLDRLPASGPELADRFAGPLTFGTAGLRGPLRAGPNGMNLAVVTQAAAGLVAWLGAQGGSGPLVIGYDARYGSREFAERTAQVVTGAGRVALLLPRPLPTPVLAYAVRHLDAVAGVMVTASHNPPQDNGYKVYLGAALGGEPGAGAQIVPPADAGIEAAIRAVGPLAEVPLGPPGQVLGDDLVASYVEQATAVIAADGPRDLSVAYTPLHGVGAAVLTAAFARAGFPVPGVVPDQAEPDPAFPTVSFPNPEEPGAVDRLVALADSTGADLAIANDPDADRCAVVVRDAAAGWRMLRGDEVGVLLADHLMRRGVTGRYATTIVSSSLLRAMCAARGLPYGETLTGFKWIVRAGDGSVPLVFGYEEALGYCVAPDLVRDKDGITAALTVAELAAGLKTQGRTLTDRLDELAAEFGVHHTDQLSVRVDDLRLIADAMARIRAATPTSLLGHPVTATEDLLPESDVVILRTETARVVIRPSGTEPKLKAYLEVVEPVTGGDVAGARARATESVTRLRTEIATALAL from the coding sequence ATGCCGGCGGAAACCACTGACATCGACGACCTTCGCGAGCAAGCCCGACGCTGGCTCGACGACGACCCGGACCCGGCCGCCCGCGCCGAACTGCAGGCGGTGCTCGACCGGTTGCCGGCGAGCGGCCCGGAGCTGGCCGACCGGTTCGCCGGCCCGCTGACCTTCGGCACCGCCGGGCTGCGCGGCCCCCTGCGCGCCGGCCCCAACGGGATGAACCTCGCCGTCGTCACCCAGGCGGCCGCCGGGCTGGTCGCCTGGCTCGGCGCCCAGGGCGGCAGCGGTCCGCTGGTCATCGGGTACGACGCCCGCTACGGCTCGCGCGAGTTCGCCGAACGCACCGCCCAGGTCGTCACCGGGGCGGGACGGGTCGCGCTGCTGCTGCCCCGGCCGCTGCCCACGCCGGTCCTCGCGTACGCCGTCCGGCACCTGGACGCGGTCGCCGGCGTGATGGTCACCGCCAGCCACAACCCGCCCCAGGACAACGGCTACAAGGTCTACCTCGGGGCGGCGCTCGGCGGTGAACCGGGCGCGGGCGCGCAGATCGTGCCGCCCGCCGACGCCGGCATCGAGGCCGCCATCCGGGCGGTCGGCCCGCTGGCCGAGGTGCCGCTCGGCCCGCCCGGTCAGGTGCTCGGCGACGACCTGGTGGCGTCCTACGTCGAACAGGCCACCGCGGTGATCGCGGCGGACGGGCCCCGGGACCTCTCCGTGGCGTACACCCCGCTGCACGGCGTGGGGGCGGCGGTCCTCACCGCCGCCTTCGCCCGGGCCGGCTTCCCGGTGCCCGGCGTGGTGCCGGACCAGGCCGAACCGGACCCGGCCTTCCCCACCGTCTCCTTCCCCAACCCGGAGGAACCCGGCGCGGTGGACCGGCTGGTCGCCCTCGCCGACTCCACCGGGGCCGACCTCGCCATCGCCAACGACCCGGACGCGGACCGCTGCGCGGTGGTGGTGCGGGACGCGGCGGCCGGCTGGCGGATGCTGCGCGGCGACGAGGTGGGTGTGCTCCTCGCCGACCACCTGATGCGACGGGGCGTGACCGGCCGCTATGCCACCACCATCGTGTCGTCGTCGCTGCTGCGGGCGATGTGCGCCGCCCGTGGTCTGCCCTACGGCGAGACGCTGACCGGGTTCAAGTGGATCGTCCGGGCCGGCGACGGGTCGGTGCCGCTGGTCTTCGGGTACGAGGAGGCGCTCGGCTACTGCGTCGCCCCGGACCTGGTGCGGGACAAGGACGGCATCACCGCTGCGCTGACCGTGGCCGAGCTGGCCGCCGGGCTCAAGACGCAGGGGCGCACCCTCACCGACCGGCTCGACGAGCTGGCCGCCGAGTTCGGCGTCCACCACACCGACCAGCTCTCGGTGCGGGTCGACGACCTGCGGCTGATCGCCGACGCGATGGCCCGGATCCGGGCGGCCACCCCGACCAGCCTGCTCGGGCACCCGGTCACCGCGACCGAGGACCTGCTCCCCGAGTCGGACGTGGTGATCCTGCGCACCGAGACGGCCCGGGTGGTGATCCGTCCGTCCGGCACCGAGCCGAAGCTCAAGGCGTACCTGGAGGTGGTGGAACCGGTCACCGGCGGCGACGTGGCCGGGGCCCGCGCCCGCGCCACCGAGTCCGTGACCCGCCTCCGCACCGAGATCGCCACCGCCCTGGCCCTCTAA
- a CDS encoding protein kinase domain-containing protein translates to MTQIPTWSGGPVSPPNGRAVPGTTIGGRYSLRSAVGHGGMGTVWRAADTLLRRDVAVKEVVLPPGLAPSDRDAMYERTLREARAAAAIQHPAVVQVYDVVTEGGRPWIVMEMLDARSLADMVIEDGPVAPRAVAKIGIALLGALEVAHAIGVLHRDVKPANVLICSDGRCVLTDFGVARMPTDVQLTTPGMVLGSPHFISPERAMGQEFGPPSDLFSLGVTLYTAVEGRPPFDKGDPIETMHAVVEDPPAPPQRSGALTRVLMGLLEKDPARRLDVHTSRAMLRELLAGPLGSTATAVHSVTDPYAVVPVQRPVTPPPPPAQPEPKPSGQIGGRAMLAPGESLTDRLAELRRGQRPQPADTGTAALDETSADALAGPLHTPTGAMSAPGRTYGGADATQRVDAGGQPDATQRVPWGATPDATQAVPYPGAPGSADATQRVGGTYGGGQWSVPGTGQPWATPAGGAGGAGGNGVLDRARGAGNTLVRTVKGWPRKVQLAAAGGLAVVLLIGVFALTSGGDDEPPAAPQAQPTATAPAGPGIEMQEHAARGVQVMVPKGWEKATGGSYTDYIDPEDSGRKVRIITEPFGGSSMRWAEVAENGLKTRSKTCVKPYEQIALAEQPLAGQTAAELEYTCGEGDAKRHGVWRGVVSDGKAYSFYLSSTDGRFADSKPIFDEMVRTFKLTAAG, encoded by the coding sequence GTGACTCAGATCCCGACCTGGAGCGGTGGACCCGTAAGTCCCCCCAACGGGCGCGCGGTACCCGGCACCACCATCGGTGGTCGCTACTCGTTGCGCTCGGCCGTCGGCCACGGCGGCATGGGTACCGTCTGGCGCGCGGCGGACACACTGCTGCGCCGGGACGTGGCGGTCAAGGAGGTCGTCCTCCCGCCGGGGCTCGCACCCAGCGACCGTGACGCGATGTACGAACGGACCCTGCGCGAGGCCCGGGCCGCCGCCGCGATCCAGCACCCGGCCGTGGTGCAGGTCTACGACGTCGTCACCGAGGGTGGCCGGCCGTGGATCGTCATGGAGATGCTGGACGCCCGCAGCCTCGCCGACATGGTGATCGAGGACGGGCCGGTCGCGCCGCGCGCGGTCGCCAAGATCGGCATCGCCCTGCTCGGGGCGCTGGAGGTGGCGCACGCCATCGGCGTCCTGCACCGAGACGTCAAACCGGCCAACGTGCTGATCTGCTCCGACGGCCGCTGCGTGCTGACCGACTTCGGGGTGGCCCGGATGCCCACCGACGTGCAGCTCACCACACCCGGCATGGTGCTCGGCTCGCCCCACTTCATCTCCCCCGAGCGGGCCATGGGCCAGGAGTTCGGCCCGCCGAGCGACCTCTTCTCGCTCGGCGTGACGCTCTACACGGCGGTCGAGGGGCGACCCCCGTTCGACAAGGGCGACCCCATCGAGACCATGCACGCCGTGGTCGAGGACCCGCCCGCCCCGCCGCAGCGCAGCGGCGCGCTGACCCGGGTGCTGATGGGCCTCCTGGAGAAGGACCCGGCCCGCCGGCTGGACGTGCACACCTCGCGGGCCATGCTGCGTGAGCTGCTCGCCGGGCCACTCGGCAGCACGGCGACCGCCGTGCACTCGGTGACCGACCCCTACGCGGTGGTGCCGGTGCAGCGGCCGGTCACCCCGCCACCGCCGCCGGCCCAGCCCGAGCCGAAGCCCAGCGGGCAGATCGGCGGTCGCGCCATGCTCGCCCCCGGCGAGTCGCTGACCGACCGGCTGGCCGAGCTGCGCCGGGGGCAACGACCGCAGCCCGCCGACACCGGCACCGCCGCGCTCGACGAGACCAGCGCGGACGCCCTCGCCGGGCCGCTGCACACGCCGACCGGCGCCATGTCCGCCCCGGGCCGCACCTACGGCGGCGCCGACGCCACCCAGCGGGTGGACGCGGGCGGGCAGCCGGACGCCACCCAGCGGGTCCCCTGGGGTGCCACCCCCGACGCCACCCAGGCCGTCCCCTACCCCGGCGCACCCGGCTCGGCCGACGCGACGCAGCGGGTCGGCGGCACCTACGGCGGCGGCCAGTGGTCGGTGCCGGGCACCGGGCAGCCGTGGGCGACCCCGGCGGGCGGCGCGGGCGGCGCGGGCGGCAACGGTGTCCTCGACCGGGCCCGCGGGGCCGGCAACACGCTCGTCCGCACGGTCAAGGGCTGGCCGCGCAAGGTCCAGCTCGCCGCGGCCGGCGGCCTCGCCGTGGTGCTGCTGATCGGGGTGTTCGCCCTGACCAGCGGCGGTGACGACGAGCCGCCCGCCGCGCCGCAGGCCCAGCCGACGGCCACCGCGCCGGCCGGGCCCGGCATCGAGATGCAGGAACACGCGGCCCGTGGCGTGCAGGTCATGGTGCCGAAGGGCTGGGAGAAGGCGACCGGCGGCAGCTACACCGACTACATCGACCCGGAGGACAGCGGCCGGAAGGTGCGCATCATCACCGAGCCGTTCGGCGGCTCCTCCATGCGCTGGGCCGAGGTCGCCGAGAACGGGCTGAAGACCCGGTCGAAGACGTGCGTCAAGCCGTACGAGCAGATCGCCCTCGCCGAGCAGCCGCTGGCCGGCCAGACGGCGGCCGAGCTGGAATACACCTGCGGCGAGGGTGACGCGAAGCGGCACGGCGTGTGGCGCGGCGTGGTGAGCGACGGCAAGGCCTACTCGTTCTACCTCAGCTCGACCGACGGCCGGTTCGCCGACAGCAAGCCGATCTTCGACGAGATGGTGCGGACCTTCAAGCTCACCGCCGCCGGCTGA
- a CDS encoding amidohydrolase — translation MTSALTLPSGSQLASSWTEAPTGSQPLPFELDHLLALRVPGLIATRRHIHAHPELSGTEFATAELIARELTLAGLHPRMLPKGNGVLCDINGRPDGPVVALRADIDALPLTDVKDVPYRSTVDGVCHACGHDVHTSIMLGVAMLLAQLADLGELDGRVRLIFQPAEEILPCGSLEVIEAGGLDDVVQIFALHCDPNLPVGRIGLRVGPITAAADNVTVRLTGPGGHTARPHLTVDLVDALGRLVTEVPALVSRRVPANSGLLLVFGHASAGTRYNVIPTEACAAGTLRVMDRDTWELAPKIVGQVVRDVIAPTGATVDLEYLRGRPPVSNDGRAIQVLTAATTAALGPEGVAETPQSMGGEDFSWYLEYVPGALARLGVGRAGPNVDLHRASFDVDERAIPVGVRVMVQTALRALAAAR, via the coding sequence GTGACGAGTGCGTTGACGCTGCCGAGTGGCAGCCAGCTGGCGTCGTCCTGGACCGAGGCGCCCACCGGGTCCCAACCGCTGCCGTTCGAGTTGGACCACCTCCTCGCCCTCCGGGTACCGGGGCTCATCGCCACGCGCCGTCACATCCACGCCCACCCGGAGCTCTCCGGCACCGAGTTCGCCACCGCCGAGCTGATCGCCCGGGAACTGACCCTCGCCGGGCTCCACCCGCGGATGTTGCCCAAGGGCAACGGCGTGCTCTGTGACATCAACGGCCGCCCCGACGGTCCCGTGGTCGCCCTGCGCGCCGACATCGACGCGCTGCCGCTGACCGACGTCAAGGACGTGCCGTACCGCTCCACGGTCGACGGCGTCTGCCACGCCTGCGGCCACGACGTGCACACCTCGATCATGCTCGGCGTTGCCATGCTGCTCGCCCAGCTCGCCGACCTGGGTGAGCTGGACGGCCGGGTCCGGCTGATCTTCCAGCCCGCCGAGGAGATCCTGCCCTGCGGCTCGCTGGAGGTCATCGAGGCCGGCGGCCTGGACGACGTGGTGCAGATCTTCGCGCTGCACTGCGACCCCAACCTGCCGGTCGGCCGGATCGGCCTGCGGGTCGGCCCGATCACCGCCGCCGCCGACAACGTCACCGTCCGCCTGACCGGGCCCGGCGGGCACACCGCCCGTCCGCACCTCACGGTCGACCTGGTCGACGCGCTCGGCCGGCTGGTCACCGAGGTGCCCGCGCTGGTCAGCCGCCGGGTGCCGGCCAACAGCGGGCTGCTGCTGGTGTTCGGCCACGCCTCGGCCGGCACCCGCTACAACGTCATCCCCACCGAGGCCTGCGCCGCCGGCACCCTGCGGGTCATGGACCGCGACACCTGGGAACTGGCCCCGAAGATCGTCGGCCAGGTGGTGCGCGACGTCATCGCCCCGACCGGCGCGACCGTGGACCTCGAATACCTGCGGGGCCGCCCGCCGGTCAGCAACGACGGGCGGGCCATCCAGGTGCTCACCGCGGCCACCACCGCCGCGCTCGGCCCCGAGGGTGTCGCCGAGACCCCGCAGAGCATGGGCGGCGAGGACTTCTCCTGGTACCTGGAGTACGTCCCCGGCGCGCTCGCCCGCCTCGGCGTGGGCCGCGCCGGCCCCAACGTCGACCTGCACCGCGCCTCGTTCGACGTGGACGAGCGGGCGATCCCGGTCGGCGTACGGGTCATGGTGCAGACCGCGCTGCGGGCACTGGCGGCGGCGCGCTGA